Proteins found in one Candidatus Desulfofervidus auxilii genomic segment:
- a CDS encoding nitroreductase, whose product MEVKEAIYKRQSIRGFLSKSVDNELIIEILKAAIQAPSACNIQPWEFIVIKGKAKENLVKALLSAYKKEKRPSRTQASMPEKYKNRMKQLFEAIKPFAEKTPNFDTWQGSLSFYNAPVVIIVAKHKEIAYLRLLDIGLAVQNLMLMAQSLGLSTCPIGLTLRYEDIIKETLSLPDTLELVLTIALGYPDNSLYINKFRATKIDLKECVHWIE is encoded by the coding sequence ATGGAAGTAAAAGAAGCTATTTATAAACGTCAAAGTATTAGAGGATTTTTATCTAAATCTGTTGATAATGAGCTTATTATTGAAATTCTAAAAGCTGCTATTCAAGCACCTTCAGCTTGCAATATACAACCTTGGGAATTCATTGTCATTAAAGGAAAAGCAAAAGAAAATTTAGTTAAAGCATTGCTTTCTGCTTATAAAAAAGAAAAAAGACCATCTAGAACACAAGCTTCTATGCCAGAAAAATATAAAAATAGAATGAAACAGCTTTTTGAAGCAATAAAGCCCTTTGCAGAAAAAACACCAAATTTTGATACATGGCAGGGGAGTTTAAGCTTTTATAATGCTCCAGTAGTTATCATTGTTGCCAAACATAAAGAAATAGCTTATTTACGACTTTTAGATATTGGTTTGGCTGTACAAAATCTTATGCTTATGGCTCAAAGTCTTGGACTAAGCACATGTCCTATTGGACTTACTTTAAGATATGAAGATATTATTAAAGAAACATTATCTTTGCCTGATACACTTGAATTAGTTTTAACTATTGCTCTTGGTTATCCAGATAATTCTCTTTATATCAATAAATTTAGGGCAACAAAAATAGATCTAAAAGAATGTGTACATTGGATAGAATGA
- the ahbC gene encoding 12,18-didecarboxysiroheme deacetylase: protein MIGVSKLYCGTVEPSDPLRYGRKTKHLPSHLLQFALDKKPIVVWNVTRRCNLKCKHCYAVSEDKDYSNELTTKEGKHLIDDLAQFGCPVLLLSGGEPLIRQDIFELAEYAAKKGLRVVFSTNGTLITKEVARRLKEIGTSYVGISLDGGERVHDEFRGIKGAFKKAIEGARNCKELGLKVGLRFTIFKGNAKEIPKIFEIAEKEEIDRICFYHLVYTGRGSSLIEQDLSHEETRKVVDQIIDLTYDLFKRGKKKEVLTVDNHADGPYIYLRMLREKNPRAKEVLELLKMNEGNSSGVGIGCVSWDGEVYADQFWRNHSFGNVRKRPFSEIWMDTSNPLMAKLKEKKKYVKGRCSKCKWLDVCAGNFRARAEAYYGDIWAPDPACYLTDEEIGLK, encoded by the coding sequence ATGATTGGTGTATCAAAGCTATATTGTGGTACAGTTGAACCATCTGACCCTCTACGTTATGGAAGAAAGACAAAACATTTACCTTCCCATCTCTTGCAATTTGCTTTAGATAAAAAGCCTATTGTTGTTTGGAATGTTACTAGACGTTGCAATTTAAAATGTAAGCACTGTTATGCTGTTTCTGAAGATAAGGATTATTCAAATGAATTAACGACAAAAGAAGGAAAACATTTAATAGATGATTTAGCCCAATTTGGCTGTCCTGTATTATTGCTTTCTGGTGGTGAACCTTTGATAAGACAAGATATATTTGAATTGGCTGAATATGCAGCTAAGAAAGGATTAAGGGTAGTCTTTTCTACAAATGGTACACTTATTACAAAAGAAGTAGCAAGACGTTTAAAAGAGATTGGGACATCTTATGTAGGTATAAGTCTTGATGGTGGTGAAAGAGTGCATGATGAATTCCGTGGTATTAAAGGTGCATTTAAAAAGGCAATAGAAGGGGCAAGGAATTGTAAAGAATTGGGACTTAAAGTAGGACTTAGATTTACTATTTTTAAAGGAAACGCAAAAGAGATACCAAAGATCTTTGAGATTGCTGAAAAAGAAGAGATAGATAGAATCTGTTTTTACCATCTAGTTTATACAGGCAGGGGGAGCAGTTTAATTGAACAAGATTTATCTCATGAAGAAACAAGAAAAGTAGTAGACCAAATTATTGACCTTACTTATGACTTATTTAAACGTGGGAAGAAAAAAGAGGTTTTAACTGTAGATAATCATGCTGATGGCCCTTATATCTATTTAAGGATGTTAAGAGAAAAAAATCCTAGGGCAAAAGAAGTATTGGAATTATTAAAAATGAATGAGGGAAATAGCTCTGGGGTAGGGATTGGCTGTGTTAGTTGGGATGGTGAGGTTTATGCAGACCAATTTTGGCGTAATCATAGCTTTGGCAATGTAAGAAAAAGACCTTTTAGTGAAATCTGGATGGATACATCAAATCCATTAATGGCAAAATTAAAAGAGAAGAAAAAGTATGTTAAAGGGCGTTGTAGTAAATGTAAATGGCTTGATGTATGTGCAGGAAACTTTCGGGCAAGGGCAGAGGCATATTATGGAGATATTTGGGCACCTGACCCTGCTTGTTATCTCACAGATGAAGAGATTGGGCTAAAATAA
- the hemB gene encoding porphobilinogen synthase, with protein MYFPRYRPRRLRRNENLRRMIRETHLSIDDLIFPLFVLPGKGIKEPISSMPGNYRFSIDELIKEVKEVYDLGIPAIILFGIPEKKDEFGSEAYAKDGIIQRAIKAIKDKVPDIIVITDVCLCEYTSHGHCGIIKNGEVDNDATLELLAKTAVSHAEAGADIVAPSDMMDGRVKAIREALDNTGFKNIPIMSYAVKYASAFYGPFREAAESAPKFGDRRSYQMDPPNAREAIREAELDVAEGADIIMVKPALPYLDIIYRIRQKINRPIAAYNVSGEFSMLKAAILNGWLDEKRVILEALIGIKRAGADLILTYFAKDVAKWLMR; from the coding sequence ATGTATTTCCCAAGGTATCGTCCAAGAAGATTAAGACGAAATGAAAATCTTAGAAGGATGATAAGGGAGACACATCTATCTATTGATGATTTAATCTTCCCCCTTTTTGTCTTGCCTGGCAAAGGTATTAAAGAACCTATCTCTTCTATGCCTGGGAATTATCGTTTTTCCATAGATGAGTTAATAAAAGAAGTAAAAGAGGTTTATGATTTAGGTATTCCAGCCATTATTTTATTTGGTATCCCAGAAAAAAAGGATGAATTTGGTAGTGAGGCATATGCAAAGGATGGGATTATTCAAAGGGCAATTAAGGCAATTAAAGACAAAGTGCCAGATATAATTGTTATTACAGATGTTTGCCTTTGTGAATATACAAGCCATGGTCATTGTGGGATTATTAAAAATGGTGAAGTAGATAATGATGCTACTTTAGAATTATTAGCAAAAACAGCTGTATCACATGCTGAAGCAGGTGCAGATATAGTTGCCCCATCCGATATGATGGATGGAAGGGTAAAGGCAATTAGAGAGGCATTAGATAATACAGGTTTTAAAAATATCCCTATTATGTCATATGCAGTAAAATATGCATCTGCCTTTTATGGGCCATTTAGGGAAGCAGCTGAATCTGCACCAAAATTTGGTGATAGACGTAGTTATCAGATGGATCCACCAAATGCAAGAGAGGCAATAAGGGAGGCAGAATTAGATGTAGCTGAAGGGGCAGATATTATTATGGTTAAACCTGCATTGCCCTATCTTGATATCATCTATCGCATACGTCAGAAAATAAATCGTCCTATCGCTGCCTATAATGTTAGTGGTGAATTTTCTATGTTAAAGGCAGCTATTTTAAATGGCTGGCTTGATGAAAAAAGGGTTATTTTAGAAGCCTTAATAGGTATTAAAAGAGCAGGGGCGGATTTAATTCTAACTTATTTTGCCAAAGATGTAGCTAAATGGTTGATGAGATAA
- the ahbD gene encoding heme b synthase, giving the protein MVDEIKVPSLRLVAWELTKACNLVCKHCRAEAINKPLSDELTTQEGKAILDDIVSFSKPIIILTGGEPLMREDILDLAAYGTERGLRMVLATNGTLLDDNWVKELKKVGIKRVSVSIDGANAESHDNFRGVSGAFDKTLGGIEALKRGGLDFQINTTVTKTNLKEISDIQKLAIKLGAIAHHIFLFVPMGRGKDIKEEVITPKEYEEILSWLAEQRKRAIIQVKATCAPQYYRILRQKAKEWGEKVTFETYGLDAMTRGCLAGIGFCFISSTGKVQTCGYLDIECGHIRKEPLSKIWKNSLIFIKLRDKSQYKGKCGRCEYWHVCGGCRARAYALTGDYLSEEPMCLYQPKHWE; this is encoded by the coding sequence ATGGTTGATGAGATAAAGGTTCCTTCACTTCGTCTTGTTGCTTGGGAATTAACTAAGGCATGCAATCTTGTTTGTAAACATTGTCGTGCTGAAGCAATTAATAAACCTTTATCTGATGAGCTTACTACACAGGAAGGTAAAGCTATTCTGGATGATATTGTTAGTTTTTCCAAGCCCATTATTATTTTAACTGGTGGTGAACCCTTAATGAGAGAAGATATCTTAGATTTAGCTGCATATGGTACAGAGAGGGGATTGCGTATGGTATTGGCGACAAATGGTACATTATTGGACGATAATTGGGTAAAGGAATTAAAAAAAGTGGGCATAAAACGAGTGAGTGTAAGTATTGATGGTGCTAATGCAGAAAGCCATGATAATTTTAGAGGTGTTTCTGGTGCATTTGACAAAACATTAGGAGGGATTGAGGCATTAAAAAGGGGAGGGCTTGATTTTCAAATAAATACTACAGTGACAAAGACAAATTTAAAGGAAATTTCAGATATTCAAAAATTGGCTATTAAGCTTGGTGCAATTGCCCATCATATTTTTCTCTTTGTACCTATGGGTAGGGGAAAGGATATTAAAGAAGAGGTAATTACACCTAAAGAATATGAAGAAATATTGAGTTGGCTTGCTGAACAAAGGAAAAGGGCAATTATTCAAGTAAAAGCAACCTGTGCACCTCAATATTATCGTATTTTAAGGCAAAAGGCAAAAGAATGGGGTGAAAAGGTTACATTTGAAACTTATGGTCTAGATGCAATGACAAGAGGTTGTTTAGCAGGGATAGGATTTTGCTTTATATCTAGTACAGGCAAGGTTCAAACTTGTGGCTATTTAGATATTGAATGTGGACATATAAGAAAAGAGCCTTTATCTAAAATATGGAAAAATTCTTTAATATTTATTAAATTAAGAGATAAATCTCAATATAAAGGTAAATGTGGACGCTGTGAATATTGGCATGTATGTGGGGGTTGCCGAGCTAGGGCATATGCCTTAACAGGCGATTATTTAAGCGAAGAGCCTATGTGTTTATATCAACCAAAACATTGGGAGTAA
- a CDS encoding AsnC family transcriptional regulator, producing MDTIDRKIMNELQFHFPITSRPYAEIGERLGISEKEVIERIKRLKRDGYIRRIGANFNSDKLGFVSTLCAAKVPKEKIAEFVKIVNRYKGVTHNYQRRDEFNIWFTFIAPTMEEVEKALEEIRKETGIEEIYNFPATKTYKIEVKFKV from the coding sequence ATGGATACAATTGACCGTAAAATTATGAATGAACTTCAATTTCATTTTCCAATCACTTCTCGTCCTTATGCAGAGATAGGGGAAAGGCTTGGTATTAGTGAAAAGGAAGTAATTGAGAGGATAAAAAGATTGAAAAGGGACGGTTATATTCGCCGTATTGGAGCAAATTTTAATTCAGATAAACTTGGTTTTGTTAGCACTCTTTGCGCAGCTAAAGTCCCAAAGGAAAAGATTGCTGAGTTTGTTAAGATAGTAAATCGATATAAAGGTGTTACACATAATTATCAAAGAAGGGATGAATTTAATATCTGGTTCACATTCATTGCTCCAACAATGGAAGAAGTGGAAAAGGCATTAGAGGAAATACGTAAGGAGACAGGGATAGAAGAAATATATAATTTTCCCGCCACAAAGACTTATAAGATAGAAGTAAAATTTAAAGTTTAA
- a CDS encoding acetylserotonin O-methyltransferase, translated as MNLSVAKIREIAGCFWQSRILLTAVELKLFDVFGDFLSSEEVAKRLKINERAIEILLHALAAIGVLEKKGEKFGLTEAAAIFLRTDSEEYPGGGLRHMAHLWKDWSKLTSIIKSGCPIKRRKRINRDFILGMEHLAKEVAEKVANLIDLSEARLMLDLGAGSGAYSVAFLKRYPKLKAVLFDLPGPINVAKELIKKKKIEKKRIKFIKGDFLKDDLGNNYDFVWMSSIIHIFGEKENKFLLKKVYQSLNNKGKIGIRDFLLDESGLNPPWAAIFSVNMLIHTQKGRSYKEKEVIYWVKELGFDSIKTIPLDERSKIILAIKP; from the coding sequence ATGAATCTGTCTGTTGCTAAGATTAGAGAAATAGCTGGTTGTTTTTGGCAGTCTCGTATTCTTTTAACTGCTGTAGAATTAAAGCTTTTTGATGTTTTTGGCGATTTTCTTTCATCAGAAGAAGTGGCAAAAAGACTAAAAATTAATGAAAGAGCTATTGAAATTTTGCTTCATGCACTGGCAGCTATAGGTGTACTTGAGAAAAAAGGAGAAAAATTTGGTTTAACTGAAGCAGCAGCTATTTTCTTACGCACAGATAGTGAAGAATATCCTGGTGGTGGTCTTAGACATATGGCTCATTTGTGGAAAGACTGGTCTAAATTAACTTCTATTATAAAGAGTGGTTGTCCAATAAAAAGAAGAAAAAGGATAAATAGGGATTTTATTTTGGGTATGGAGCATTTAGCAAAAGAAGTAGCAGAAAAGGTAGCTAATTTAATAGATTTAAGTGAAGCTAGGCTTATGTTGGATTTAGGTGCTGGTTCAGGTGCTTATAGTGTAGCTTTTTTAAAAAGGTATCCGAAATTAAAGGCTGTGCTTTTTGATCTTCCTGGACCAATAAATGTTGCTAAAGAGTTGATTAAAAAAAAGAAAATAGAGAAAAAAAGGATAAAATTTATAAAAGGTGATTTTTTAAAAGATGATTTAGGTAATAATTATGATTTTGTATGGATGTCTTCAATTATTCATATTTTTGGTGAAAAAGAGAATAAATTTCTTTTAAAAAAGGTTTATCAATCTTTAAATAATAAAGGAAAGATTGGAATACGTGATTTTTTATTAGATGAATCAGGTCTTAATCCTCCTTGGGCGGCTATTTTTTCCGTTAATATGCTTATTCATACTCAAAAAGGCAGAAGCTATAAAGAAAAAGAAGTAATTTATTGGGTAAAAGAATTGGGCTTTGATAGTATAAAAACAATTCCTTTAGATGAAAGGTCAAAGATTATTTTGGCAATAAAACCTTGA
- the rpsT gene encoding 30S ribosomal protein S20 yields MAHHKSAIKRIRQIEKRRMRNRFYKTRVKNVIKKVHQAIASKSLEEAEKALQEAVSVISKASSKGVLHWRNASRKISRLSKKVHLLRQNLQKAA; encoded by the coding sequence GTGGCACATCATAAGTCAGCTATTAAACGGATTAGACAGATTGAAAAAAGGCGAATGCGTAATCGTTTTTATAAAACAAGGGTAAAAAATGTTATTAAAAAAGTACATCAAGCAATTGCATCTAAGTCTTTAGAAGAGGCAGAAAAGGCATTACAAGAAGCTGTATCAGTGATTTCTAAAGCATCTTCAAAAGGTGTATTACATTGGCGAAATGCTTCGCGTAAAATTTCTCGCCTTTCTAAAAAAGTTCATCTCTTAAGACAAAATTTACAAAAAGCTGCTTAA
- the lptE gene encoding LPS assembly lipoprotein LptE codes for MIKYIFIFLIPFHFIACGYHFSLIEARRAKAISEVSLGVEKIYIQLFQNHTPKRGLENNFLNALVYEFNTGKGLQIVKKTEAEAFLLGELTGYRATGIAYTKGEYTATGRISLTVKAILKDREGKILWQKTISDQEEYQVTNNPSETKSNREIALQRILDRLAERIYEGLIMGI; via the coding sequence ATGATAAAATATATTTTTATCTTTTTAATTCCATTTCACTTCATCGCTTGTGGTTATCATTTTAGCTTAATTGAAGCTCGAAGAGCAAAAGCAATTTCTGAAGTTTCTTTAGGAGTAGAAAAAATTTACATACAACTTTTTCAAAATCATACACCAAAGCGTGGATTAGAAAACAATTTTTTAAATGCCCTTGTATATGAATTTAATACAGGAAAAGGACTTCAAATCGTTAAAAAAACAGAAGCAGAAGCATTTCTTTTAGGTGAACTTACTGGTTATAGGGCTACAGGCATTGCTTATACAAAAGGAGAATACACAGCTACTGGACGTATAAGTTTAACTGTAAAGGCAATTTTAAAAGATAGAGAAGGCAAAATACTTTGGCAAAAAACTATCTCTGATCAAGAAGAATATCAAGTAACTAATAATCCTTCAGAAACAAAAAGTAATCGAGAAATTGCCTTACAGCGCATTCTCGACCGATTAGCTGAGAGAATTTATGAAGGATTAATTATGGGAATTTAA
- the leuS gene encoding leucine--tRNA ligase, giving the protein MKETYSPHEIEKKWQNEWEKAQIYRVTEDNKKPKYYILEMFPYPSGRIHMGHVRNYCIGDVLARYKKMQGFNVLHPMGWDAFGLPAENAAIEHNIHPAKWTYDNINYMRRQLKRLGFSYDWNREFATCDPEYYRWEQLFFLEMFKRGLVYRKKAPVNWCPSCQTVLANEQVEEGRCWRCGAEVETRELEQWFFKITAYAEELLSYCDKLKGWPEKVLVMQRNWIGKSEGTEIKFPLEGIDDYITVFTTRPDTLYGVTFMSLAPEHPLVLKLVKNTSQEKIVMEFIEKIKKMSHVERMAETAEKEGVFTGAYCKHPLLDRKIPIYVANFVLMEYGTGAVMGVPAHDQRDFEFAKKYGLPIILVIKPPNENLDPETMKEAYTEEGILINSGPFNGLNSKKAKEIITQYLDERKLGKKTITYRLRDWGISRQRYWGAPIPIIYCPKCGIVPVPKEKLPVILPLDVTVKGKGNPLSEHASFYETICPYCGTKARRETDTMDTFVESSWYFARYACPDENNAPLNKEKVKYWLPVDQYIGGIEHAVLHLLYARFFAKVLRDLGWLEIDEPFINLLTQGMVCKETYRCKKHGYLIPDEEVEEKNGKKICKYCGKEVEIGRLEKMSKSKKNIVDPEYIVDQYGADTVRLFILFAAPPERDLEWSAQGVEGAHRFLNRLWRLVNDALPFIKEKSNYDHNKLNKEQQKLRRKTHQTIKKVTEDIERFHFNTAISALMELLNEISEFWQKGLRDKISCAVLKEAIEKFIILLSPFVPHITEELWRELGHKNWLIEEPWPKWDEEAIKEETILIVIEINGKVRARIEVPANISETEVKEQALNHERIKQLLSGKEIKQIIWVPKKIVNIVV; this is encoded by the coding sequence ATGAAAGAAACCTATTCACCACATGAAATAGAGAAAAAATGGCAAAATGAGTGGGAAAAAGCACAAATCTATAGAGTAACTGAAGATAATAAAAAGCCAAAATATTATATTTTAGAAATGTTTCCTTACCCTTCTGGTCGTATACATATGGGTCATGTGCGCAATTATTGCATTGGTGATGTTTTGGCTAGATATAAAAAAATGCAAGGATTTAATGTCCTTCACCCTATGGGTTGGGATGCCTTTGGTTTACCTGCTGAAAATGCCGCTATTGAACATAACATTCATCCAGCCAAATGGACATATGACAATATTAATTATATGCGACGTCAATTAAAACGTTTAGGATTTAGCTATGATTGGAATAGAGAATTTGCTACTTGTGACCCTGAATATTACCGATGGGAACAATTATTTTTCTTAGAGATGTTTAAAAGAGGTCTTGTTTATAGAAAGAAGGCTCCAGTAAATTGGTGCCCTAGTTGTCAAACTGTTTTGGCAAATGAGCAAGTAGAAGAAGGGAGATGTTGGCGTTGTGGGGCTGAAGTAGAAACAAGAGAATTAGAACAATGGTTTTTTAAAATTACAGCTTATGCTGAAGAATTACTTTCATATTGCGATAAGTTAAAAGGTTGGCCAGAAAAAGTGCTTGTAATGCAACGTAATTGGATTGGAAAAAGTGAGGGAACAGAAATAAAATTTCCATTAGAAGGAATAGATGATTATATCACTGTTTTCACTACCCGTCCTGACACTCTTTATGGCGTTACATTTATGTCTTTAGCACCTGAACATCCTTTAGTTTTAAAACTAGTGAAAAATACTTCACAGGAAAAAATAGTAATGGAATTTATAGAGAAAATAAAGAAAATGAGCCATGTTGAAAGGATGGCAGAAACAGCAGAAAAAGAAGGAGTATTTACTGGCGCATACTGTAAGCATCCTTTATTAGATAGAAAGATTCCTATTTATGTAGCTAATTTTGTTTTAATGGAATATGGTACAGGGGCTGTTATGGGTGTACCTGCTCATGATCAGCGTGATTTTGAATTTGCAAAAAAATATGGCTTACCTATTATTTTAGTTATCAAACCACCAAATGAAAATTTAGATCCAGAAACAATGAAAGAAGCTTATACTGAAGAGGGTATTCTTATAAATTCTGGCCCATTTAATGGACTTAATAGCAAAAAGGCAAAAGAAATTATTACTCAATATTTGGATGAAAGAAAACTTGGTAAAAAAACCATAACTTATCGTTTGAGGGATTGGGGCATTTCACGCCAGCGTTATTGGGGAGCACCTATACCTATTATTTATTGCCCAAAATGTGGTATTGTCCCTGTACCAAAAGAAAAATTACCTGTTATTTTGCCCTTAGATGTAACTGTAAAAGGAAAGGGTAATCCCCTTTCTGAACATGCATCTTTTTATGAAACCATTTGTCCCTATTGTGGCACAAAAGCAAGAAGAGAAACAGACACAATGGACACATTTGTAGAATCTTCTTGGTATTTTGCTCGTTATGCCTGTCCTGATGAAAATAATGCACCTCTTAATAAAGAAAAGGTAAAATATTGGTTACCTGTAGACCAATATATTGGAGGCATTGAACATGCTGTTTTGCATTTACTTTATGCAAGATTTTTTGCAAAGGTACTTAGGGACTTAGGATGGCTTGAAATAGATGAACCATTTATTAATCTTCTTACTCAAGGAATGGTATGCAAGGAAACTTATCGATGCAAAAAACATGGTTATCTTATACCAGATGAAGAAGTAGAGGAAAAAAATGGGAAAAAGATTTGTAAATACTGTGGCAAAGAAGTAGAGATTGGTCGTTTAGAAAAGATGTCAAAATCCAAAAAAAATATTGTAGATCCTGAATATATAGTTGATCAATATGGAGCAGATACAGTTAGATTATTTATCCTTTTTGCTGCTCCGCCAGAAAGGGATTTAGAATGGAGTGCTCAGGGTGTTGAAGGAGCTCATCGCTTTTTAAATCGATTATGGCGTTTAGTAAATGATGCTTTACCTTTTATAAAAGAGAAAAGCAATTATGATCACAATAAATTAAATAAAGAACAACAAAAATTACGCCGTAAAACACATCAAACTATTAAAAAGGTTACTGAAGACATAGAAAGATTTCACTTCAATACTGCTATTAGTGCATTAATGGAACTTTTAAATGAAATATCAGAATTTTGGCAAAAAGGGCTAAGAGATAAAATAAGTTGTGCAGTATTAAAAGAAGCTATAGAAAAATTTATTATTCTTCTCTCACCTTTTGTCCCACATATTACTGAAGAATTATGGCGAGAGTTAGGACATAAAAATTGGTTAATAGAAGAACCTTGGCCTAAGTGGGATGAAGAGGCTATTAAAGAAGAAACTATATTAATAGTTATTGAGATTAATGGTAAAGTAAGAGCAAGAATAGAAGTTCCTGCTAATATATCTGAGACGGAAGTTAAAGAACAAGCATTAAACCATGAAAGGATAAAACAACTTTTGTCAGGAAAAGAAATAAAGCAAATTATTTGGGTACCTAAAAAGATTGTGAATATTGTAGTATGA
- the nusB gene encoding transcription antitermination factor NusB → MEILPSIIATRQKAREIALQVLYQKDVSREPLEIVWKDFCKHYQPPTEALDYAWQLVQGVTEYQTYIDLLIEKYALHWRLERISLIERNILRLAIYEMFHIPDVPPKVSINEAIELAKMYGSETSSTFVNGILDAVFHKEFEKQNS, encoded by the coding sequence ATGGAAATACTACCATCGATAATAGCAACAAGACAGAAAGCGCGTGAGATTGCCCTTCAAGTACTTTATCAAAAGGATGTTAGTAGAGAACCATTAGAAATAGTATGGAAAGATTTTTGCAAACATTATCAACCACCAACAGAAGCTTTAGATTATGCCTGGCAATTGGTGCAAGGAGTTACAGAGTATCAAACTTATATAGATTTATTGATAGAAAAATATGCCTTACATTGGCGATTAGAACGTATTTCTTTAATAGAAAGAAACATTTTAAGATTAGCTATTTATGAAATGTTTCATATTCCAGATGTGCCTCCAAAAGTCAGTATTAATGAAGCCATTGAATTAGCTAAGATGTATGGCAGTGAAACTTCCAGTACCTTTGTCAATGGAATTTTAGACGCTGTTTTTCATAAAGAATTTGAAAAACAAAATTCTTAA
- the ribE gene encoding 6,7-dimethyl-8-ribityllumazine synthase: MPKIWEGDLLASGLRFGIVVSRFNEFMTQRLLEGALDALIRHGAKEEDIEIVRVPGAFEIPLMTKVMANSKKYDAIVALGVVIRGATPHFDYVATEVAKGIAQVQLETGIPIGFGIITADTIEQAIERAGSKAGNKGWQAAIAAIEMINVLKKF, translated from the coding sequence ATGCCTAAGATATGGGAAGGAGATTTATTAGCAAGTGGCTTAAGATTTGGTATTGTAGTTAGTCGATTTAATGAATTTATGACACAGCGACTTTTAGAAGGTGCTCTAGATGCCTTAATTCGCCATGGGGCAAAAGAAGAAGACATAGAAATTGTACGAGTACCTGGGGCATTTGAGATCCCATTAATGACAAAGGTCATGGCTAATTCAAAAAAATATGATGCTATTGTTGCGTTAGGAGTAGTTATTAGAGGTGCTACTCCACACTTTGATTATGTAGCTACAGAAGTAGCGAAAGGGATTGCGCAGGTACAACTTGAGACAGGAATACCTATTGGATTTGGTATTATTACTGCAGATACAATTGAACAGGCTATTGAAAGAGCTGGTTCAAAGGCAGGAAATAAAGGTTGGCAAGCTGCTATAGCTGCTATTGAAATGATAAATGTTTTAAAAAAATTTTAG